CATAGACTTTACCTTTCCAATGGTATTTTCATTGATCTTACTGAGTTTCGCTTTAATAGAACTTGGGCGAAGATTGAATTCAAGTATAAAATACAAAAGAATGCTTGCAGCCAAAACTGTCCATAAACCTACAGTTCCGATGATGGAATTAAGATAATCCATGATCTGGTATCCGTATACCCCTCCTAAAACACCCTGTCCTTTGGTAAGTGCTCCCATAAAAATAGGAAGCCAGCAGATAAAAAATAAAGAGTGACCGATGGTTTTCCATGGTTTGAAAATTTTCTTCTTAAGGATCATTGTTCCTACTACAAGAAATAAAAATGCAATAATAAATGAGGCGATACCAATACTTTCAAAGATGAAAATATTTCCCAGCCAATCACCTACCTTGCCAAAAATATTTGAAGATTGTATAGTTTTGTCCAGCATTGTTCCTGCCTGGCTTTGATCCGCTTTCCAGTTCATTAAATAAGAAATGAATGAGAAGGCCAGAACAGCAGACAAAAGTATAAAAGTAAGCCCGAAAAAAATGCGTGGCTTAGATAAAATTCTGCCTTTATCAGGCGATTCAGTCGGTTTTTTTTGTGTCTTTTTATCCATAATATCAATGTCGCAAATTTAATGTTTTTTCAACACTAAATGAATCTTTTTTGTCCAAAAAACATTTTGGTAATCCCGCTTTACAACGATTATTTAAAACTTAATTGAAAAATATTTTCCATTATCACAAAATAAAATAAGGCTATTTTTTTTGTTTATCCAAATCTGATTCTGTTAAATTATTATAATGGCGAGCTATTTATATCTCTTGAAAAAAGATAGTAAAATTTCTAATTAAAAAAATACTGAAATGAAAAAAAATAATAATTTAAAAAGAAATTATTGATTTTATAAAATAGCTATCTGTTTTTATGGTGTTTAATGAAGTGTATCGTAATTTAATGATGAAAAATATAAAGATATAGTGTTGATTATGTGTCGGTTTTTTAGGAAAATATGTTATACCTTTACAATAGGTGTTAAAAAAAGATTTTTTTTTAGGCGGATGGTTGTAATATTTTAATGAATATTCATTCATGCTTAAAACAAAAATACCATTCAATCTTATTTTATCACTTTCCATATTCCTTCTTTTCTGACAAATTGATAGATCTTTACTTGATCCGGCAATTTAAAAATAGACAACAACATTAAAAATACATCAATGAGAAAGCAGTTATTCTTTGTATTCTTGTTGTGTAATTGTACTCTGTGGGCGCAATCTCCCGGTGGTGTTTCCGCCAATTTGCAGATATGGGTAAAAGCCGATGCGGGTACTGGCACAACAACAGACAATACACAAGTCCCTATATGGGAGAATCAAAAAACCGGTGGCGTAAATGGAATTGCCAATCAGGGAATGCCAGGTTATTATGCTGATCCGGGGATAGCAGACAGGCCGGTTTATCGCTCAGCAGGATCTATTCCAGGTTTTAACTTTAATCCCGCCATACAAATTGTAAGTACCAACGGCTATAGGTCCGGATATAAATTCCCATCTGGTTTTCCTGATAATTCAACAAAGTCCCTGACTTCGTATACGCATCTTTCCAGAATAGCATCAGCAACCTACAGAACCGTTTTTGTAATGAATGGTACGGCTCAAAGTTCAAACCCTACCGCAGTTGCAGGAGTGTGGCAGTCCCCTTTCTTTGGAACAAAAACAAACCGCCCGGAATTTTATAATGAAAAAGAATCAGGTGACGTATTTTTCGGCACAGATGTGATCAATACGGTAGAAACTGAGACTCCAAGTATACAATCTTACTATAACAGCAACGTAAGCGGAGACATAAAATATTTTTTTGATAATAATGGTTTTACCTATGGTGGACCATCAAATAATGTCTCTTCTGTTAATAATTATCCGGGAATGGTTCTTTTAATGGACAATGACGGCGGTTCCGGTTCTACTTCTTTGGCAGGAGACAGAATTGGAGAGTTTATTTTATATTCAGAGACCCAGACAGCTGTAGAAAGACAGAGGGTCAATTCTTATCTTGCCGTTAAGTATGGGGTTACTTTACGGCAGCCACAAAACTACCTTGGGTCTGATCAAAGCATTACCTGGGATTCCAGTCTTAATGCCATTTTTAACAATAATATTTTTGGAATCGCAAAAGACGATATGTCGGTATTGAACCAAAAAGTGAGTAACAGTATTAATAGCGAAAATAATATCATGCTTACACTGGCTACAACTAATGATTTTGTCTCAGCAAATGCTGATGCCGGCAGAGCCGCTTTTCTTCAGGATAAAACATTCTTGTTGATAGGAGATAATAATATTCAGGCACTTCCCCTGGTCAATTTTGGGGTGGCTTCGGGAAAGATTATTCAAAGGACCTGGCTGGCGCAAAAAACAAATGATACCGGATCTGTCTGGTTGCAGGCTGATCTTTCAGGCTATACTGAAATAGCACCTACGGATAAGGTCTTTATGATGACAGCGGATGATGCTGCATTTACGCAGAATGTACAAATGATTTCAGAAGCAAGTTTTGTAAATGGTAAGGCGGTATTTAATTATTCATTTCCAAACAGCCAATATTTCACATTCGGGACTAATCTTCAGGCATATTGTACTAAAGATCCGGCAGCGGGAACTCCAGATGGCTTTACAAAAGTAGGGATCTCAGGATATACCAATCTGCAAAACGGTTGGCCGGGAAATATTCCTAATGGATTTTTAGCTTTAGAATCAAAGGACAAAGGAATGGTTATTACCAGAACCACTTCGGGAAGTATTGCTCTGCCTGTTGAAGGGATGTTGATCTATGATACGGCAGATAAATGCTTTAAACTATATAATGGAACAGCCTGGAACTGCATCGTCAGATCCTGTAATGATTAAAAATACAAAATATGAAAAAGATAATTACAACCATAACATTGTTTTCTGTAGTGGCACTATCTGCTCAGGTTGCTATTGAAAAAAGCCAGGCTGAGGGAGATGGACTTTTGGATTTTCCGTCCAATGGTACAAAAGGGATTTTATTGCCGATTGTAGAAACACTTCCTATCAATGCTTCGGCAGGAACGCTGCTGATGGATAAAAATGATAAAGTAGTGAAAATGAACGTAGAATCCGTGTGGGTTCCGCTGAGTGATCCGGGGGCTTTGGCTGGTGCTTTTTTCAATACAAATGGGGAGATTCCCGGGCAGAACAGAATTATTATGGGGGCTTCAACAACAGCAGCTCCCGGAATTTTGGTGCTTGAATCATTCAGCAAAGCACTTGTTTTACCTAAAATAGCAAATCCGCACATTAACGTTAAAAGTCCATATCCGGGAATGATCTGTTATGATACCATAAGTAAATCTATGGCTGTATTTGATGGATTGAAATGGAGCTATTGGAAATAAGAGACCGACCGTCAGCAACATAATAAAAACCGGAAGAAAATCTTCTGGTTTTTTTGAACTAGTTCAAAGGTCAGGAAATTGAGGGTCAGTAATTTTGTTCTGTAAAATTTTAGAAATGAGAAATAAATTAAAAAACATTCTGGCTGTAATGCTAACCTCAATTTCATTATTATCAATTAACGCACAACAAAAAGGAAAAATGGAAAACACCGCATTATTAATTATCGACGTACAAAATGACTACTTCCCGGGAGGGAAAATGGAACTTCACGGAGCTGAAAAGGCCGGACAAAATACAAAACGGATTTTAGAATATTTTAGAAAAAATAATCTTCAGGTGATTCATATAATGCATGTTTCAACCAATGAGGGAGCCACATTTTTTCTTCCTGATACCTCCGGAGTGAAAATCAGTGCTTTGGTGTCTCCGCAAAAAGATGAAAAAATTATAACAAAGCACTTTCCTAATAGTTTCAGAGAAACAGATCTTCTGGAATACCTTTATTCAAAAAATGTTAAAAATCTGGTGATCGCCGGCATGATGACGGATGTTTGTGTAGAATCTACCACAAGAGCTGCTTTTGACTATGGTTTCAGTAATACAATTATCGGGGATGCCACAGCAACAATAGACAGGGAACTCGATGGCCAGATAGTGAGAGCACAGGAAGTTCAGCGATCCTTTTTAGCGGGAATTTCTGCCTTAGGAAATCTTTACGCCCATATCGTCAGTACCAATGACTTCATTAGTGGAAAATAGCTTTAACGTGACACAGAAGCATAAGGATATCAATAATATTGGTATCTTTATTTTGTTTAAACAGAATCATGTCTAGTTTACTTTATAAAAATATCAGCAGGTACATTGATCTTTCTGAAGAAGATTTCAAAAGGTTTGAAGCACCATTTAAGCATGTGCGATTTAAAAAGAAAGATATAGTTCTAAGAGAAGGCAGTCACTGCCTTTTTGAAGGATTTGTTCTGAGTGGCTGTTTTAAAATTTTTTACCTTAACGAAAAGGGATTTGAGCAGACCTTGTATTTTGCAGTAGAAGGGTGGTGGATTACAGATATAGACAGCCTGATCAATAACGTTCCTTCCACATTGAATATTGAAGCACTCAAGGACAGTGAGGTAATGATGATTTCAAAAAAAGATAAAGATATTCTGTATGAAACTATGCCCCAGGTAGAAAAGCTTTTCAGAATTATGAATCAGCAGTCATCAGTCGCTCTCCAAAGAAGAATTCTTTCTCTGACGGGCAAAACAGCTGATAAACGTTATCTGGAATTTTTAGAAAAATATCCTGGTCTGGAACAAAGGCTTACACAGCAGCAGGTTGCCTCTTATTTAGGGATCACTCATGAGTTTTTAAGTAAAATAAGAAAAAAACTTATTTAACCAGGGGGCTTGTTTATATTGTTGTTTTTTAACTAATGAAATAGAAGCCTTCAATTACGGATATAGGTATTATAAATCTCTATTTTTTCAATTTTAAAAATTGAATTTTTCCTAATGTTCCTGAGCTTATTAAGAATGTTTCAAAATAAGCAAAACCGGGGCCAAAATGACAAAAAACAGCTTTTTTTAAGCTCTTTATGGTTTATCATGCTTATTTTTGCATGTCAAGTACAATAAAACATGAAGAAGCTCCAAGATATTCTTATCTCAACCAGAACAATGGCTGTATTGTTACTGGTTTATGCATTTGCAATGGCTTATGCAACGTTCTTAGAAAACGACTACGGAACTCCTACAGCAAAAGCGTTAATTTATGAGGCCAAATGGTTCGAACTGATCATGGTCCTGCTTATTCTTAACTTCATAGGAAATATCGGCAGATACAGACTATGGAAAAAAGACAAATGGCCGGTCCTGGTTTTTCACCTTGCCTTTATTTTTATCTTTATTGGTGGTGCCATTACCAGATACATCAGTTTCGAAGGTACCATGCACATCAGAGAAGGAGAAACCTCCAATGAAATTGTGACGGATAAAAACTTTTTTAAGATTCAGGTCGAAGAAAAAGGAGATGTTCTTAACTATCAGGATGTTTCTTATATGATGTCTCCACTGCATAAAGATTTTAAGGCAACCTATGACTTTCACGGGAAAGAAGTGAAAGTAACCGCTAAAGAATACATTCAAAGAAAAAAAGACAGCTTGGTTGCTGAACCGAATGGAGCGGAGTATCTTCACCTTGTTTCTACAGGAAATACAGGAAGACAGAACATTTATATCAAACCGGGCGAAACAAAATCCATCAACGGAACATTGGTGACATTCAACAGAGCCATTGAAGGTGCGGTTGAATTCAAAAATGAAGGTGGAAAATTATTCATCAAAACTCCGGTAGACGCAAGCTATATGACTATGGCAACGCAGGCAACGGGAAATACAACGAAGGATGAATTCCAACCGTTGGCATTGAGAAGTTTATATAGCATTAACGAACTGAAGCTGGTAGTACCTGAAGGTCTTAAAAAAGGAAGACTGATGGCTATTGAAGGAGACAGAAAGAAAGATGCTAATGTTCCGGATATGCTTCAGATTGAGCTTCAGGGGCCAAAAACAAAGCAACTGGTTGATCTTTCTGTTGAAAAAGGAAATCCAAATGCTTACAAGCAGGTTACGATGGATGGACTGAACATCATGGTAGGATACGGACCTAAAGTCTATAATACTCCATTTGCTTTAAAACTTGATGACTTTGTAATGGAAACGTATCCGGGAAGTTCATCTCCAAGTGCTTATGAAAGTCATGTGAAAATCATTGACGAAGGTAAAGAAACTCCTTATAAAATTTATATGAACCACGTTCTAAACCATAAAGGGTACCGTTTCTTCCAGTCAAGCTTTGATCCGGACAGAATGGGAACAGTACTTTCTGTAAACCACGACTACTGGGGAACTTTAA
This genomic window from Chryseobacterium sp. MEBOG06 contains:
- a CDS encoding cysteine hydrolase family protein, which codes for MRNKLKNILAVMLTSISLLSINAQQKGKMENTALLIIDVQNDYFPGGKMELHGAEKAGQNTKRILEYFRKNNLQVIHIMHVSTNEGATFFLPDTSGVKISALVSPQKDEKIITKHFPNSFRETDLLEYLYSKNVKNLVIAGMMTDVCVESTTRAAFDYGFSNTIIGDATATIDRELDGQIVRAQEVQRSFLAGISALGNLYAHIVSTNDFISGK
- a CDS encoding Crp/Fnr family transcriptional regulator, whose translation is MSSLLYKNISRYIDLSEEDFKRFEAPFKHVRFKKKDIVLREGSHCLFEGFVLSGCFKIFYLNEKGFEQTLYFAVEGWWITDIDSLINNVPSTLNIEALKDSEVMMISKKDKDILYETMPQVEKLFRIMNQQSSVALQRRILSLTGKTADKRYLEFLEKYPGLEQRLTQQQVASYLGITHEFLSKIRKKLI